From the Buchnera aphidicola (Macrosiphum euphorbiae) genome, the window ATTAAAGAAGTAATTATTTTTTTAGAATTAGCAATAGAAACAAAAGATGAAAGTGTATTAAAAGACTCTTTTGCAGAAACGCAAAAAATAGAAAAAAAAATTAAAAAAATTGAATTTTACCGTATGTTTTCAAAAAAAAATGACCACTGTAATTGTTATATGGATATACAATCTGGTTCAGGAGGTACAGAAGCACAAGATTGGGCTAAAATGTTACTTAGAATGTATTTAAGATGGGCTGATAAAAAAGGATTTCAGACAGAAATTATTCATGAATCTATTGGAGAAATAGTTGGTATTAAATCTTCTACTATTAAAATAAATGGAGAATATGCATTCGGATGGCTAAGAACAGAAACAGGAATACATCGTTTAATTAGAAAAAGTCCTTTTGACTCTGGGAACCGACGTCATACTTCTTTTGGTTCAATTTTCATATATCCAGAAATAGATGAAAAAATTGATATAAACATAAATTCTTCTGATCTTAGAATTGATGTTTATAGAGCATCTGGAGCTGGAGGTCAACATGTAAATAAAACAGAGTCAGCCGTTCGCATTACTCATTTGCCTACGAACATCGTCACTCAGTGTCAAAATAATCGTTCTCAACATAAAAATAAAGAACAAGCAATAAAGCAAATGAAATTAAAACTATATGAAATGCAAATAAGAAAAAAACAAAAAGAGAAACAAAAAACAGAAAAAAATAAATCAAATATAACTTGGGGTAATCAAATACGATCATATATATTAGATAACTCAAAAATTAAAGATCTTCGTACAGGAATTGAAAAAAATCACGTGCAATCTGTTTTAGATGGTGATTTAGATGATTTCATTGAACAAAGTTTAATCATTGGATTATAAGGAAAAAAAATGTTAGAAGCAAAAAATAATGATTATTATAATAATGTTTGTAATAACGAAATAACGAGAAGACAAAGAAAGCTTATTGATATGAAAAAAAAAGGATTTTCTTTTCCAAATAATTTTATAAGAAATACTACTTCAAAAAAAATTCATCAAAAATATCAAATAAAAGATAGTAACGTACTTAAAGGATTAAAAATTAAAGTTTCTATTTCTGGTCGTATGATACAAAGACGTGTTATGGGAAAAGCTTCTTTTTTCACACTACAAGATATGGAAGGAAAAATACAAATTTATATAAATGAAGAAAAAATATCATCTGAGTTTTATAATGCTCATTTTAAAAAATGGGATATTGGAGATATTTTAGGTGTAATTGGAATATTATTTAAAACTAAAACAGGGGAACTATCTGTTTACTGTCAACATATAGAAATACTCAATAAATCATTAAAACCTTTTCCAGATAAGTTTCATGGTTTATCTAATCAAGAAATACGATATCGACAAAGATATCTTGATTTAATTAGCAACAATAAATTATACGATCTTTTTAAAAAACGCTCTAATATTATTATGGCAATTCGCAATTTTATGATAGAAAATAATTTTTTAGAAGTAGAAACTCCAATGTTACAAAGTATTCCTGGAGGAGCAAATGCTAGACCTTTTGTTACTTATCATAATGAAATAAATTCTAAAATGTATTTAAGAATAGCTCCTGAATTATATTTAAAAAAATTAATTATTGGTGGTTTCGAACGTATTTTTGAACTTAATAGAAATTTTCGTAATGAGGGAGTATCAGCTCGACATAATCCAGAATTTACTATGATGGAAGCATATATTGCATATTCTAACTATGAAGATATGATGACATTAATAGAAAATCTTTTTAAGAGTATTACAAAATCAATTTTTAAAAACAATGAAATTATATTTCATAAAAATAATTTTGATTTTAGCAAACCATTTCATAGATTGACTATGGAAAATTCTATTCTTCAATTTAATCCAACAATTACATTGTCTGATTTACATGATTTTAAAACAATAAAAGAATTTGCAAAATCGATGAATATTAAAGTAGAAAAAAAATGGGGAAAAGGTCAAATAGAAAATGAAATTTTTGAAAAAACAGTAGAAAAAAAATTAATTCAACCAACTTTTATCACTCAATATCCAGTAGAAGTTTCTCCATTAGCAAGACGAAATGATATTAATCCAGATACAACAGATAGATTCGAGCTTTTTATTGGTGGATATGAAATAGGAAATGGGTTTTCAGAACTAAATGATGTAGAAGATCAAAAAACACGGTTTTTAAATCAAATTAAACAAGCAAACAAAGAAGACAACAAAAATATATTTTATGATCAAGATTATATAGAAGCGTTACAATATGGTTTGCCACCAACATCAGGATTAGGAATCGGAATAGATCGTTTAATTATGATATTAACTAATCAAATTAGTATTCGTGATGTAATTTTATTTCCAACACTTCGTTCCTTTAACA encodes:
- the lysS gene encoding lysine--tRNA ligase — its product is MLEAKNNDYYNNVCNNEITRRQRKLIDMKKKGFSFPNNFIRNTTSKKIHQKYQIKDSNVLKGLKIKVSISGRMIQRRVMGKASFFTLQDMEGKIQIYINEEKISSEFYNAHFKKWDIGDILGVIGILFKTKTGELSVYCQHIEILNKSLKPFPDKFHGLSNQEIRYRQRYLDLISNNKLYDLFKKRSNIIMAIRNFMIENNFLEVETPMLQSIPGGANARPFVTYHNEINSKMYLRIAPELYLKKLIIGGFERIFELNRNFRNEGVSARHNPEFTMMEAYIAYSNYEDMMTLIENLFKSITKSIFKNNEIIFHKNNFDFSKPFHRLTMENSILQFNPTITLSDLHDFKTIKEFAKSMNIKVEKKWGKGQIENEIFEKTVEKKLIQPTFITQYPVEVSPLARRNDINPDTTDRFELFIGGYEIGNGFSELNDVEDQKTRFLNQIKQANKEDNKNIFYDQDYIEALQYGLPPTSGLGIGIDRLIMILTNQISIRDVILFPTLRSFNK
- the prfB gene encoding peptide chain release factor 2 (programmed frameshift); this translates as MSETNMITNQIKTFNKRIEDLKRYLDYNKKKSRISEINLELSLPKTWKNQISITKLNKEKYLLSSIIQNINEIEENIKEVIIFLELAIETKDESVLKDSFAETQKIEKKIKKIEFYRMFSKKNDHCNCYMDIQSGSGGTEAQDWAKMLLRMYLRWADKKGFQTEIIHESIGEIVGIKSSTIKINGEYAFGWLRTETGIHRLIRKSPFDSGNRRHTSFGSIFIYPEIDEKIDININSSDLRIDVYRASGAGGQHVNKTESAVRITHLPTNIVTQCQNNRSQHKNKEQAIKQMKLKLYEMQIRKKQKEKQKTEKNKSNITWGNQIRSYILDNSKIKDLRTGIEKNHVQSVLDGDLDDFIEQSLIIGL